AATGATTGTTACAGCATTCCTGGGCTTTTTCATCCCATAGAACCAGGAGGTGGGTAAGAGATGGAGGCCGCAACAGAGTAGATGCTTAATAACAAAATGAGCTGCATTTAAAGGATCTTGTGAAAGCATACAGAGGGGCCCCAGTGGAACTCAGTATAAGAAGAGCTtattgcaaaaatagaaaagagtaaACAAATCTTTATAACTCTACTTGAGGCGTGGAATGCATCCTGATCTAGCATTTTAAGTAAGGCTTATAACCATGTCTTTCTTTTAAGTCCTTCACTGCTCATCTTTGTGAAAGATTTGGAgccaaaatatgagaaaatatgcCAGAATCCCAATTGTTTTAATCTATTTCAAACGACTTTCAATggttagattttgtttttcttgtttaggAGTCAAAAGAAAATTAGTCACCCACAGGATCAACAGAACTGGACATCTCTCTCTAATATACCAATCATTTTGTTGGCATTAAATCTGTTGCCCTGCtactcacgcacacacacacacacacacacacacacacgcacacctgAAGACATACTGTATTATAATTTTTCGTGACCACACAGTGAAAACAACTGATACATAAATTACTATTAGACAATTACGCATTTTGTTTTACCTTAAAAGACAATGAGCTCTAATCAAAAAGCCAGACAATAACACaggttggcaaggatgtggagaaatcagagctctcatacattgctggtgagaatgtaaaatagtgcagctgctttagaaaacagtttgccagttcctcagaaagttaaacagagttaccatattaCCCCAAAATTCCAAtcctggatatatacccaagggaaatggaaattttgtttacacaaaaatttgtacactAATGtttataccattttttttttttttttttgagatggaatttcgctcttgtcgccctggctggagtgcaatggcacgatctgggctcgctgcaacctctgcctcccaggttcaagcgattctcctgcctcagcctctcaagtagctgggattacaggtgtgcatcatcacgcccggccaatttttgtatttttagtagagatgggggttcgccacgttggccaggctggtcttgaactcctgacctcaagcgatccacccatctgggcctcccaatgtgctgatattacaggtgtgagccactgtggctggccaaaGTACTGATACATTCTATAATATGAATGCACCTTGAAAATATACGCAGTGAAAGCAGCCAGTGACTAAAGACCACATATTCTATGATTCCCTTTaaaggaaatgttcagaataagcaaatctattTAGCTTACTGTGGATTTGTGGTTGCCTAGGATtgggggggtggagggtggagggaatTGGGTGTAACTACTGAAGGGTACAGTGTTTCTTCTTGGAgtgatgaaagtgttctaaaattgattgtagtgatgattgcacaactctgtgaatatagaAAAGGTAAAGAGATAGTCATACTAGCTGTGTATTCTCAATTTATAGGTTATGATTCATCCTAAAGGGCAATTAAACACTCACACTTCAATAAAGcttgaaggaaatggagaaaggGAACTTCTATTATGCTCTGGGCACCATgtcatttatttaatgtattttatctcattttatcttcagtTAAGTGTTACTatcctgttttacaaatgaagaaactgaagtttatGGAGGTTGAGCTATAATGGGTCACAAAATCATTAAAGGGCAGAATGGTAGATATCACTTTTTTCATTCTAAAGCTCAAATGCATTCTAACATGTGAATAGACCACCTGTTGGTACCTTTCATCATTACAAATTAAcagatgttaaaaataataattttgtagaaACATTGTGTGTATTAATAAGACACACTTTGTTTGAGGTtatggggttgatttttttttgggggagtGGGATGAGGAAGGATGGCTTCAGAGACAGGAAGAAGGGATTTCTGGGAATTTCTTGtgatgcttcaaaaaaaaaacacaaaaagcataaGATAttgcaagagaaaagcaaaatatattaaGATGTCTGTAATGCACTGAGTTAGGTTTTAGAAATTGATTAACAAGgctggatgctgtggctcacgcctgtaatcccaacactttgggaggctgaggcaggtggatcacatgaggttgggagttcaagaccagcctgaccaacatggagaaaccctgtctctaataaaaatacaaaattagccaggcatggtggcacatgcctgtaatcccagcgactcaggaggctgaggcaggagaatcacttgaacccagtaggcggaggttatggtgagccaagatcacgccattgcactccagcctgggtaacaagagtgaaactctgtgcccacccaccccccccaaaaaagaaattgattaaCAATCCATCACAGGGATGAAAACCATCTTTCACCTTGAGCTGAACTTTAACAGATTTCTATTGTCTCCCTAGAGCAACTCTGCTGAGGAGGATTCTGGGGCAGAACCCAGAGCAAGTGGTGAAGAAAACTGGGATTGATTAGTGAGGCCTGCCACAGCATAAGAGGGGAGAGGGGTATCAGGAGAGCTAACCTTTTTTTTtgctaatctttttcttttcttttaagtaaTACAAAACATATAAGAGCGTAATGAGGTTTACTGTagttattagaaaaaatataaaattctacttGATTTTAAATTGATCATGTATTAATAATTACTGAGACAGTGCTATTCAATTACAATGCCTTTGGATTTTGAGTATGTGCACGGAAGATTTAAGATTCTTACCGGAGAATTGTTCACATCCACATtagcaaaaaatacattttggtatTTCACAGACATagccttcaaaataaaaaataaatatttcccattAGTTTGATGTTAATATTAAAATACACACTGGAAGTGTCTTTTCAGTAGAAACGAAAATTGAACAAAAAGGCTGTTAAAGAGGACTAAGCATCATTCTGACATTTCACTACAGCCTAGAGCCTGAAGCATCAAGTCGAATACCAGATGATGCCGAGGTCAGATGATGTAAGGACCAGTGGCAGAAGCAGAGTCAAAGAACCAAACTGAAGATTACAGTTTCAAGGTTGGCAAAGAAATAACAGAATGTGCGTGGTGGATCCAGACTTACTTTGTGGGGTGGAGGAAGGGATAGTAGAGTAGCTTTCACCTGGGAGAGCAGTTGGGGGAGTCTGTCTTCAGTGATCTTTGAGATACAGTTCTCTGAGCCAAACTCTACCTTCTCTtgcctggcattttgggaggtgcTGGTGCTACTGGTGCTAGAAGGCTGTTCTGCTTGAAGCGATGTCAACATTTTAATGCTGACCATTAGCCTAATTTATTTGCACCCCTGTTGCCAACTCTCTGTGCTCTACTATGTATGGAAACTagattttccaggttccattgctgGCTGACTTCCAATTAGCTCCTTCCAATGGGAAGTATTTGCAGGAaatggaaggggaggagggaagaagtaACTCCCTCCTACTTCTGTTTTGTTCTGGAATCATCTTTGGCAGTGGTGGTGATCATGGTGCTGGTAGTAGGTCTAGGGGAAGAGGAAGTGGCAGCAGCCACAGCAGCAGCAGTGACAACAGTGGCCTGTAAATGTCAGCTCCTGGGTGTCTTTTCATACAGCTGTGTTCATACCTTAAGGACACTTGATGGCATCTTGAATTGTTTGCTTAAAATCATATCTCATGTATTGCTAGTCGCTTATTTCTGTTGATCTAACTCTaaaatgtttcctgaatttgatctttcctttttctctgaaaGTCACTGCTGTAGTTTTGGAAAAACCTGTCATTACTGACATTCACTCTGGGTTTCCTGCTTTTAGACTTTCCAACCTATTCTTGTGCAAcctccaaaaatattttctaaatgccaCATTTGATTGTGGCAAAATCCTTCTTAAAATTGTCCTATTTGACTCTCCACAGCAGTTTGTTAAGTTATAACACAAGATCCTACTCGatctggcctcagcttcctttTTGCGGCTCATTTTTTGCCAGTTCCATTGCACACTATATGTAAGCCTCACAGACTACATATTGCCTTCCCCCGATCACACCAtacaatttctcaaaaaaattttagccTCTCCTTTTCCAGAAATGTTCTTTTCAGGGATCTATGCCTAGTGATCCTCTTAGCCCAGGATCAGCAAACTATGCCCTGTGGACCAAATCCAGCCCTCCACCTgttcttttaaataaagtttttttggaACTAGTTGCCCATCTGTTTTTGTGCTGTCACTGGATTTTGCACTACAGCAGCAAGGTTGAGTAATTGTGACAGAGatcatatggcctgcaaagctgaaaatattttctatcttgtcttttacaggaaaagtttgttGACCCCTGCTCTTGCATGATTTAAATTACTTCTTAAAAGCCACATTTTCTTATgattcactgttttttgtttttttttccttgttgtaATACATCCATTAGCAATTTCTTCAGAGAGATTCTGTGGCTAGTAAACTTTTAGTTTTTgtgtgtctgaaaatgtcttgaaTTCTTTCCCTCTCTTGAATAATGGTTTTGCTAACTAACTTCCATTTTACCATCCTGGAGAGCCTGGAAAGGAAAAGTGGTGAAGATTTCTttgcctcccttgcagctagagtTCTGGATGCAAATTTCATTTTACCAGTCAGATGCATGCCAGTGTAAATGAGACAGAagctattttcttcttattttttggtGGAAAGTGAGGTCGTGGGTACTGGTTGTGCTAGAGGCAAGCAGTGGTGGCAGCCAGACTCAGGGTCCAGAAATTAACTTCTTAGATGTCCAGAGGCCATGGTGGCTGTAGTAGCTGCCTAATCCTGCTTCTGACTCTCTGACCGCTGATCTGTTGGTGGTTTTTTAACTCCCAATCATGGCCTCCCGTTTCCTGTGACTTCTGGTTATGGCAAAGTTAGAAACTCCACAGGTGGGTCTGTGGTGCTCTGAAGAGTGGTTCGTGGAGTTTCTGTCCCAAACCCATTCACCCAGTCTTCTGATGATTTTATGAGCATTTAATTCCTTGTATTAAAATCCTTTTCTAATTTGGTTCTAATGTGGTTTATGTTTCTTGCTTTGATCTCTGACTGATACAGTCATCTAACCTTTTTGATACCAGgggccagtttcatggaagatatttttttttttccccagactgggggtgggggggtggtttcaggatgaaactgttccacctcagatcatcaggtattcgattctcataaggaatgtgcaacctagatcccttgcatatgcagttcacaatagggtttgcactcctatgaaaACCTAATGCTGCCACTAATATAACACGAGGCGGAGCTCAGAAGGTAATGCTTACTCGCtggccgctcacctcctgctgtgtggccagtTCCGAATAGGCCGTGGACCTGTGGagtggtactggtccatggcttgggggttggggacccctgatctaGGGTAAGTAAAGCCTTCCTCCAACCCCCTCATATActatgagttaaaaaaaattacatacatgATACAGGAATGTCTTTTTTTGCAAAAGTTCAAACATTACAAGGAAAAACTGGTTATGGCGAAGTTAGAATCTCCACAGGTGGGTCTGTGGTGTTCTGAAGAGTGGTTAAAAAACTGAACACTAGATATTCCGTGGCAAAGTCAAGGAGATCCTCTTTTCTAAGTCTTGAGTGTCAGCATGGTAGGACCTGTCAGAAACTAAAATGTTCCCTCAGgatattcttcattttttatttttaaatacagacagggtttcactatgttggccagggtggtctggaactcctggccccaagcaatcctccctctttgtcttcccaaagtgctgggattacaggcatcagccaccatggctggcctccCTTCTGGATATTCTAAGAATTTTAGGCAGATAAGGGATGTTGTGATGTTATGTAGCCAGTTTCTCTATTGGAATATaagttcattttaaattaaatatcaaaGATTGTGATTGTGGTTAAAATTAACTCAGGCTGTGACTGAGGCTCAGGTGGatttaaaaaagtagaaatgttAGAAACCTTGCTGAAAATAAACCAGAGTATTTTTAGCTGTATAGAGTATTCtttatatttgaaggaataaACTTCACAAAAGTGACCATAAAAACATGTAAAGTTTTatacaataagaaaaaatgaaaaaaagtgccCTGAGAGTCTTTCTGCAGTATGttataccaaaaataaataaataaaatgttaaaaactgtTATGTAGGATATTACAGAAATTAACCAGATAAAATATTGTATAGATATTGAAAGGTTCATTTGGAGACTATGAAAACATGAACCAATGTGTACGTGGAAAAAAgatttgaatataaatatatgattacaACTCAGTAGAATATTGTACAAAGTAAATCACGGACAAGAAAGGAACATGCAAGGTGTATTATTCGCCTCATTGCAACAACATGTATGGAcctggaggacatcatgctaagtgaaacgAATGAGTCACCATAgaataaatactgcatgattcaaTTTTTATGAAGTATGTAAAATATAGTCAACTTACAGAAGCAGAAAATATAATGGAAGTTGCCAGGGAACAGGGAAGGAGTAAgtgagttgtttaatgggtataaagATACAGTTGTACAGGAtgataagttctagagatctgatATACCAGGCATCCTCAATCCCAGGGCCAGTCTacggcctgttaggaaccaggttgCACAACGGGAGGTGAGTGGCGGGCGAGCGatcattactgcctgagctctgcctcctgtcagattagcGTGGAATTAGATCCTCATAGGAGCAAGAACTGTATtctgaactgcacatgtgagggagcTAAGTTGCGCTACTTATGAGAATCGAATACCtcatgatctgaggtggaacagtttcttCCTGAAACCATCCTGGCACCCCCTACCCTAAGCCctagtccatggaaaaattgtcttccacaaaactggtcctggtgtcaaaaaggttggggaccactgtgaTATACAACATAGTGCTTAGAGTTAACATTAGGGTGttgcacacttaaaaatttaGTGTAGATtccatgttaagtgttcttatcacacatacacacacacacaaaagcaaatgTATTTTGATTGTGATTTGGAGGTGATGGATTTTGATTGTGGTAATAATATCATGGGTGTATACATATGTCCCAACATCAATTGTTTACAGTAAATAAACAGATTTGTTTATTTaacaattatacctcaataaagatatttaacaattatatatcaataaagctgtaggaaaaataacataaagaCGTATGGTTTGTTCTGATAATAAGGTTGAAGAATTGggagaaatttattcttttatgttatatttaaaaataaatatcatatttATCTGTATTCTAATCCAGTGTTTGAAAGTTCTGAACTCTTGAAACTTTGGTAAAATGTCATTGCTATAATAGGAAGAATCCATTAATTTGTACAATTGGACTCCTTTGCACATCTTGAGATGTTCTTGCAGAATTACCTTGGACAAGTAGTATTAATCTTCTGGTGTGTACACTCATTATCTAATTAGATCTCAGCATATTATCTTCAAGTTAATCAGGGTGCTTCAAAAATCTATGGCTCCATAATGGCTCATAATTGCCAAACTTTTAAGAATTACTGGGAAAAATATTCTGGAACTTtaaatttcttctgaaactatgaGATAGATACTGGTTGTACTCACATGGAAAACAGGAACCATCCTTTTGCAGGGACCACACTGTTTCGAAGAAAATTCAACCACTGCGAGTTTGTGTCCGGCAGCTGTCAAAAATGTTTTGAATTCattctgaaaacagaaaataaatgaggaaatgtgCATAATGACTGAATCTCATGACATTTTGTAGAGAATAAGATGACAGattagttttggttttgtttttggttttttaaagccAGGAtatcactgtgctgcccaggctcgtctcaaactcctgggctcaagtgatcctcccgcctcagcttcccaaagtgctgggattacaggtgtgagccaccttatCTGGCCATGTTAGTTCTTAAAAACCTTAACCACGTGTACCATGCCATTGTTCTCTAGCTGACCCCACCTTAAATGTCCCTCATGtcaaatatatttctctttgtaAGTACATACAAATCATGGAAGTCTATGCACCAAAAAGGTTGGTAATGGAAGTTGATAACAGTGGTTACCTCTGAGGAGAAACAGGTTGGCCAGGGAGGGATGGGGGCTGGAGGGTGGAGGTGAACTGCTGTTCAGGGCGGATATCTATAGTACTGGATTTTTATTAAACAAGGTCCTAAACATGCATGACTAGTGAACTTTAAAAGGAGAAGAATTAATCTCACACCTTgagtcatttcttatttttttggggggaagtgATCAGTATTACAGCTACagttaaaattatacatttaaggATTTGACATGCTTATTGCTGAATGTTAAGTGAATTTCCCATCAACTGTTTGTATCATCTAAGTAAATAAAGTTTTCCCTTCCTGGGACTCAGATGACTGCATCTATATTTGATTGCTTTATGACAAGTGACTGGTCCTACACTAGTTATTTCATGCATGATTGATCTCCCCAAGTCCTTACAGGACTTAATCTTGATTCATTCGTGTACCTCCCATGATCCCTAACTGACACATAAGTGCTCATAGAGTACTCATAGAGTAAGTGCTCATAgagtgttttctttatttttattttaatttaactttatttttattttaatttaactttatttttattttaatttaactttattttttggagacagggtctggctgttcGTCCAGGTTggggtgtagtggtgcgatctcagctcactgcagcctctgcctcctggactcaagccatcctcccacctcagtctcccaaagtgctgggattacaggtatgagccaccccgcccagcctgaGTGTCTTcttgatgaatgaatgatttgCTAATATATAGTACTCTGTTcaatacttttccttttctcactgGAATTGCAACAATTGTAGCTAATTTACTCTGTGCCCTATATTCTCTCGCATAATCTTTACAACAACACTACAACGTgtatactattattatctccattttacaaatgagaaaactgaagtccaCTAACTTTATCATGATCAATTAGCTGGTGAGTGGTGTAGCTGGCATTGGTATCCTAGGCAGCCTGACTCCAGTTCCTGTTTCCTTAACCACTACAGAAAATCCACTCCTGAGTTCATCATAGAATTAGGACTTATTCTCCCTTTCATTGGCCCTAATTGCATTGTGTGCTTATTCCTGGACCAAACGTTAAGAGGAGGGGGATGGGATTGTTCATTGTATTAAGTCAAGCAAGGCCTATTCCCACTGTGGTTGGGTTTAATCCATACAAATGACatttgatacagtttggctgagtccccacccaaatctcatcttgaatattatagctcccataatccccacatgtcatgggagagacctagtgggaggtaaatgaattatgggggtgggtttttcccatgctgttctcatgacagtgagtcaGTCTCAaaagatctgacagttttataaagggcagttcccctgcacatgctgtcttgcctgccGCCGTGTCAGATATGCCTTTGCCCCTCCTTTGCcttcgccatgattgtgaggccttcccagccatgtggaaccgtgaGTTCATtagatctctttttctttataaattactaagTATTGGGCATTTCTTCAGAGCAGTATgcaaatagactaatacaacatGCCTGCTCTATAATAGCCTTGACAATTATGTGGCTACTTTGTTTAGTTTCAATCAGGTGAAAGTGATGACTCAAAGAAGATGCACTCTCTTTCTTTATCAATATTCCTCTAGGATGGAGTAACTGACTTTTCAGAGAGCCATGCCAAGCCTTTATTTCTCACTTGCTTCTGAAGTTATAAGGTAGATGCTATCCTCACAAGCTCCCAACACTCTTCACTTTCCAGTAGTTGTTGTTTGGTTGTGAGCTGGCCTAGTTGGACCCATGAACTTGACTTGACTAAACTATCTGAAGGGAATACTCTCACAGTATAGGTATTTATTTAACATATGCCTATTGAGGCCTATACTATGCCAGCTACTGCACAAACTGTGAGGATACCACTgtggacaaaaacaaaacaaaacaaaacaaaaactatgcaTTCTGTCTCCATGAAGTTTACATTTTAGAATGGGAAGCTTACTGTAAGGTCAATAGGTAATAGTTATAGTATATTAGTGATAATTgctaataaagaaaatgaagtaggAAGGAAGAATGAGGGTTGTATTACAACTGTAGTCCAGATGACCACAGTCAACCTCAAAGAGAAGGTGGCATCTGAATAAAGATAGGACAGAGAGCAGGGATTCCGGAAAGGTCcctggggaagagagaaaaggt
The nucleotide sequence above comes from Pongo pygmaeus isolate AG05252 chromosome 13, NHGRI_mPonPyg2-v2.0_pri, whole genome shotgun sequence. Encoded proteins:
- the TXNDC8 gene encoding thioredoxin domain-containing protein 8 isoform X9, whose amino-acid sequence is MVQIIKDMNEFKTFLTAAGHKLAVVEFSSKQCGPCKRMVPVFHAMSVKYQNVFFANVDVNNSPELAETCHIKTIPTFQMFKKRQKIFEFCGADAKKLEAKIQELM